The Stappia sp. genome window below encodes:
- a CDS encoding DUF2794 domain-containing protein encodes MSEFDADASRFPRSGPGPGDADSGERSGPGGSSASRMVPVVAFHRRELDLILRIYGQRVASGEWRDYAIDHLKDRAVFSIFRRASEMPLFRVEKVPKNARRQGAYAVVGTGGTVLKRGSDLAQVLKVFEKKRHLSVV; translated from the coding sequence ATGAGCGAATTCGACGCCGACGCATCGCGATTCCCCCGCTCGGGCCCCGGCCCGGGCGACGCCGACAGCGGCGAGCGGTCTGGCCCCGGCGGATCTTCCGCATCGCGCATGGTGCCCGTGGTGGCGTTTCACCGACGTGAACTGGATCTGATCCTGCGCATCTACGGCCAGCGGGTCGCCTCCGGCGAGTGGCGGGATTACGCCATCGATCACCTGAAGGACCGGGCCGTCTTCTCGATCTTTCGCCGGGCGTCGGAAATGCCTTTGTTCCGGGTCGAGAAGGTGCCGAAGAACGCCCGCCGCCAGGGCGCCTACGCGGTGGTGGGCACGGGCGGCACGGTGCTCAAGCGCGGCAGCGATCTGGCCCAGGTTCTCAAGGTCTTCGAGAAAAAGCGTCACCTGAGCGTCGTCTGA
- a CDS encoding GNAT family N-acetyltransferase, with amino-acid sequence MSLGLTALRPARNDDADALAAIHEAAWRTTYRGIIDGVELERMISRRGPKWWRTALSRGVRIQILSVSGQPAGYATFGRSRMRELPFEGEIYELYIRPDHQGLGFGTELFHATRSALARLHLDGLAIRVLSDNTDALRFYRQRGGQPLMTSRERVAKTTLDMTVFGWFPDNPD; translated from the coding sequence ATGAGTCTCGGCCTGACTGCCCTGCGCCCCGCGCGCAACGACGATGCCGACGCACTCGCCGCCATTCACGAAGCGGCGTGGCGCACGACCTATCGCGGCATCATAGACGGGGTGGAACTGGAGCGGATGATCTCGCGGCGCGGGCCGAAATGGTGGCGCACCGCCCTTTCGCGCGGCGTGCGCATCCAGATCCTGTCGGTCTCCGGGCAACCTGCGGGCTATGCCACCTTCGGGCGCTCGCGCATGCGCGAACTGCCCTTCGAGGGCGAGATCTACGAGCTCTACATCCGGCCCGACCATCAGGGGCTCGGCTTCGGCACGGAGCTCTTTCACGCCACCCGCAGCGCGCTTGCCCGCCTGCATCTCGACGGACTCGCGATCCGCGTGCTCTCCGACAATACCGACGCGCTGCGCTTCTACCGCCAGCGCGGCGGGCAGCCGCTGATGACGAGCCGCGAACGCGTCGCCAAGACCACGCTCGACATGACGGTCTTCGGCTGGTTTCCCGACAATCCCGACTGA
- a CDS encoding NAD(P)H-dependent oxidoreductase, translating into MSRRVFVLDGHPGRDTLCGALVEAYVAGAEARGHEVRVLRLAEMAFDIDMEEGYGTKKPLEPCLEAVQEHLAWCEHLALVHPLWWGGVPAKLKGLFDRALLPGFAFAYEKGKHFPTKLLTGRSADVLVTADTPAWYLHLALRAGGYRAMKTQILGFCGFRPVRFKTFSSVHESNPDQRKGWIEAARARGAAL; encoded by the coding sequence ATGTCCAGACGCGTTTTCGTTCTCGACGGCCATCCCGGTCGCGACACATTGTGCGGGGCCCTCGTCGAGGCCTATGTGGCGGGTGCCGAGGCGCGCGGCCACGAGGTGCGGGTGCTGCGCCTCGCCGAGATGGCGTTCGACATCGACATGGAAGAGGGTTACGGCACGAAAAAGCCGCTCGAGCCCTGTCTGGAGGCCGTTCAGGAGCATCTCGCCTGGTGCGAGCATCTGGCGCTGGTGCATCCGCTGTGGTGGGGCGGCGTGCCGGCCAAGCTGAAGGGTCTGTTCGACCGCGCGCTGCTGCCCGGCTTCGCCTTCGCCTATGAGAAGGGCAAGCATTTCCCGACCAAGCTGCTCACCGGGCGCTCGGCGGACGTGCTGGTGACCGCCGACACACCCGCGTGGTATCTGCATCTCGCGCTGCGGGCCGGCGGCTATCGGGCGATGAAGACCCAGATCCTCGGTTTCTGCGGCTTCCGTCCGGTGCGCTTCAAGACGTTTTCCTCGGTGCATGAGTCCAATCCCGATCAGCGCAAGGGCTGGATCGAGGCGGCGCGCGCTCGAGGGGCCGCGCTCTGA
- a CDS encoding TetR/AcrR family transcriptional regulator produces the protein MAGRPQKRTEQTRTAILAAARAAFDAEGFDGTSVEAIAARAGVAKATVFAHFADKASLLIAVRIDALHAQMAAMRAAVAAGPPVDGGPDRDAMRAHAFLFALFRPWLALYRTDPEFTRLFLSQATLKDGPWTRQFLEICGAMEADTQAAFARLQAERLIPPDPDPALLAQGVLAFFYHMLVGQTVGACEDPETQDAFFADLLAVWLRGVCTPPPLPGGDAAPPAAR, from the coding sequence ATGGCCGGACGGCCCCAGAAGCGCACCGAACAGACACGAACCGCCATCCTCGCGGCTGCCCGCGCCGCCTTCGACGCCGAGGGCTTCGACGGAACCAGCGTCGAGGCCATCGCGGCCCGGGCGGGGGTGGCGAAGGCCACCGTCTTCGCCCATTTCGCGGACAAGGCGAGCCTGCTGATCGCGGTGCGGATCGATGCCCTGCACGCGCAGATGGCGGCCATGCGCGCGGCCGTCGCCGCCGGTCCGCCGGTCGACGGCGGTCCCGACCGGGATGCGATGCGGGCGCACGCCTTCCTCTTCGCACTGTTCCGCCCATGGCTTGCGCTCTACCGGACGGACCCGGAGTTCACCCGGTTGTTCCTCAGTCAGGCGACGCTCAAGGACGGGCCCTGGACGCGGCAGTTCCTGGAGATCTGCGGCGCGATGGAGGCGGACACGCAGGCCGCCTTCGCGCGGCTGCAGGCGGAGCGACTGATCCCGCCCGATCCCGATCCCGCGCTTCTCGCGCAGGGCGTGCTCGCCTTTTTCTACCATATGCTGGTTGGACAGACGGTCGGCGCCTGCGAGGACCCCGAGACCCAGGACGCCTTCTTCGCCGACCTGCTCGCCGTCTGGCTGCGCGGGGTTTGCACGCCCCCGCCCCTCCCCGGCGGCGATGCGGCACCGCCAGCCGCCCGCTAG
- a CDS encoding acyl-CoA dehydrogenase family protein, whose product MSLASEIGHDTAEAPLDSHLTASVAALDRLLDAAAGRVRARVLDGGRISSARMEAEQRATHGLAWLATYVEALRQLEGYTTRLREAGSFGETEELTVRLAFAEYLAQIFGGLPMNQNEVLRLADLGLSPREASEFLVPEIEALIATGNTPEIRARLAALMQQQEGASVFGTTGLDETYEQVRDEMRRFAADAVVPHAHEWHLKNDYIPLEVIATMAELGVFGLTIPEEFGGLGLGKESMCVVSEELSRAYIGVGSLGTRSEIAAELILCGGTDDQKAKWLPKIASGEVLPTAVFTEPNTGSDLASLKTRAVREGDTWKIYGNKTWITHPVRADVMTLLARTNPDEPGYKGLSMFLAEKPRGTDADPFPAPGMSGGEIEVLGYRGMKEYEIAFDGFEVPHANLLGQVEGQGFKQLMQTFEGARIQTAARALGVAQAAIDLGLRYAQERVQFGKPLIAFPRVSDKLALMQADLMAARQLTYFSAWEKDSGRRCDVEAGMAKLLGARVAWAAADNALQIHGGNGFALEYAISRVLCDARILNIFEGAAEIQAQVIARRILDERG is encoded by the coding sequence ATGTCGCTTGCTAGCGAAATCGGTCACGACACGGCGGAGGCTCCGCTGGATTCCCATCTGACGGCCAGCGTCGCCGCGCTCGACCGGCTGCTCGACGCGGCCGCCGGGCGGGTGCGCGCCCGGGTTCTCGACGGCGGACGGATCTCGTCGGCCAGGATGGAGGCGGAGCAGCGCGCCACGCACGGGCTCGCGTGGCTCGCGACCTATGTCGAGGCGCTCCGGCAGCTCGAAGGTTACACGACGCGCCTGCGCGAGGCCGGCAGCTTCGGCGAGACCGAGGAACTGACCGTGCGCCTGGCGTTCGCCGAATATCTGGCGCAGATCTTCGGCGGCTTGCCGATGAACCAGAACGAGGTTCTGCGGCTTGCCGATCTCGGCCTGTCGCCGCGCGAGGCATCGGAGTTCCTGGTGCCGGAGATCGAGGCGCTGATCGCCACCGGCAACACGCCGGAGATCCGCGCGCGTCTCGCCGCGCTGATGCAGCAGCAGGAGGGGGCGTCGGTTTTCGGCACCACCGGGCTCGACGAGACCTACGAGCAGGTGCGCGACGAGATGCGCCGCTTCGCCGCCGATGCGGTGGTGCCGCATGCGCATGAGTGGCACCTGAAAAACGACTATATCCCGCTGGAAGTCATCGCGACCATGGCGGAGCTCGGCGTGTTCGGCCTGACGATCCCGGAGGAATTCGGCGGTCTGGGGCTCGGCAAGGAGTCCATGTGCGTCGTCTCCGAGGAGCTGTCGCGCGCCTATATCGGGGTCGGCTCGCTCGGCACGCGCTCGGAGATCGCGGCGGAGCTGATCCTGTGCGGCGGCACGGACGACCAGAAGGCCAAATGGCTGCCGAAGATCGCCTCGGGCGAGGTGCTGCCGACGGCGGTCTTCACCGAGCCGAACACCGGCTCCGATCTCGCCTCGCTCAAGACCCGCGCCGTGCGTGAGGGCGACACCTGGAAGATCTACGGCAACAAGACCTGGATCACCCATCCGGTGCGCGCCGACGTGATGACGCTGCTTGCCCGCACCAATCCGGACGAGCCGGGCTACAAGGGCCTGTCGATGTTCCTGGCGGAAAAGCCGCGCGGCACGGACGCCGATCCCTTTCCGGCGCCGGGCATGTCCGGCGGCGAGATCGAGGTGCTCGGCTATCGCGGCATGAAGGAATACGAGATCGCCTTCGACGGGTTCGAGGTGCCGCATGCAAACCTGCTCGGCCAGGTCGAGGGGCAGGGCTTCAAGCAGCTCATGCAGACCTTCGAGGGCGCGCGCATCCAGACGGCGGCCCGCGCGCTCGGCGTCGCGCAGGCGGCGATCGACCTCGGCCTGCGTTACGCGCAGGAGCGCGTGCAATTCGGCAAGCCGCTGATCGCCTTCCCGCGCGTGTCGGACAAGCTCGCGCTGATGCAGGCGGACCTGATGGCGGCGCGTCAGCTCACCTATTTCTCCGCCTGGGAGAAGGATTCGGGCCGGCGCTGCGACGTGGAAGCGGGCATGGCCAAGCTGCTCGGCGCAAGGGTTGCCTGGGCAGCGGCCGACAACGCCCTGCAGATCCACGGCGGCAACGGCTTCGCGCTGGAATATGCGATCTCGCGGGTCCTGTGCGACGCGCGCATCCTCAACATCTTCGAGGGCGCGGCGGAAATCCAGGCGCAGGTGATCGCGCGGCGCATTCTCGACGAACGCGGCTGA
- a CDS encoding YihY/virulence factor BrkB family protein → MARRSLFSRAISVVADTLAHMSRDDGFVLASHVALSSLLALFPFLIFIAALTGFLGMENVADRIAAMLFDAWPDDVAGPIAREIRVVLTEPRGDALTFGLLVALWFASNGVEALRIALNRAYGVEEIRNYLWLRAQALGWVLVGAVLLIAFAVLIVFAPLVWRAVTAYAPVLEEFTARLNLSRYLIATLLTSGGLLAAHAFLPAGRRRLSEILPGVVATLALWLVSGAAFGAYLAGFASYVSTYAGLAGAMTALVFLYLLALGFVFGGEFNAALRRDRASG, encoded by the coding sequence ATGGCCCGCCGATCTCTTTTCTCCCGCGCGATCTCCGTGGTCGCCGACACGCTCGCCCACATGAGCCGGGACGACGGCTTCGTGCTGGCAAGTCACGTGGCGCTGTCCTCGCTGCTGGCGCTGTTTCCCTTTCTGATCTTCATCGCCGCGCTGACGGGCTTTCTCGGCATGGAGAACGTGGCGGACCGCATCGCCGCGATGCTGTTCGACGCCTGGCCGGACGATGTCGCCGGGCCGATCGCGCGCGAGATCCGCGTCGTGCTCACCGAGCCGCGCGGGGATGCGCTGACCTTCGGTCTTCTCGTCGCCCTTTGGTTCGCCTCCAACGGCGTCGAGGCGCTCAGGATCGCGCTCAACCGCGCCTACGGCGTGGAGGAGATCCGCAACTATCTGTGGCTGCGCGCCCAGGCGCTCGGCTGGGTGCTGGTCGGCGCGGTGCTGCTGATCGCCTTCGCGGTGCTGATCGTCTTCGCCCCGCTGGTCTGGAGGGCGGTCACGGCTTACGCGCCCGTGCTGGAGGAGTTCACCGCGCGCCTCAATCTGTCGCGCTACCTGATCGCCACCCTGCTCACCAGCGGCGGCCTGCTCGCCGCCCATGCCTTTCTGCCGGCCGGCCGGCGACGCCTGTCGGAAATCCTGCCCGGCGTCGTCGCCACCCTGGCGCTGTGGCTCGTGTCGGGCGCCGCCTTCGGCGCCTATCTCGCCGGCTTCGCGAGCTACGTCTCGACCTATGCAGGCCTCGCCGGCGCGATGACCGCGCTGGTGTTTCTCTATCTGCTCGCGCTCGGCTTCGTCTTCGGCGGCGAGTTCAACGCCGCCCTGCGCCGGGATCGCGCCTCCGGGTGA
- a CDS encoding DMT family transporter, producing MLTFLDRFAPGIFVLLWSTGFIGSKLGSPYIEPFVFLTIRFALVLPLLWLLLLVTGARWPREASAIGHCLVAGALIHGVYLGGIFFAIDRGMPAGIAALVLGLQPLLTALLAGPILGERVSPRHWAGLAVGGVGLALVVAPRIGVDASGLTAVTAGVCLLAVAGMAIGTVYQKRFAGGIDLLAGTALQYIGALLVVVPLTFWESWEIVWARDLVIAMTWLVLVLSIGAILLLMVLIRRGSAARVASLFYLVPVAAAVESYFLFGETLSPIQIVGSALVVGALLLIRERRIGTRRTPA from the coding sequence GTGCTGACCTTTCTCGACCGGTTCGCGCCGGGCATCTTTGTCTTGCTTTGGTCGACCGGCTTCATCGGCTCGAAACTGGGCTCTCCCTACATCGAGCCCTTCGTCTTCCTGACGATCCGCTTTGCGCTGGTGCTGCCGCTGCTGTGGCTGCTGTTGCTCGTTACCGGCGCGCGCTGGCCGCGCGAGGCGTCCGCCATCGGGCATTGTCTGGTGGCCGGCGCGCTCATTCACGGCGTCTATCTCGGCGGCATCTTCTTCGCCATCGATCGCGGCATGCCGGCGGGCATCGCGGCGCTGGTGCTCGGGCTGCAACCCTTGCTGACGGCGCTGCTCGCCGGGCCCATCCTCGGCGAGCGCGTGAGCCCGCGCCACTGGGCGGGGCTTGCCGTGGGCGGGGTCGGTCTCGCGCTCGTCGTCGCGCCCCGCATCGGCGTGGATGCCTCGGGTTTGACGGCGGTCACCGCCGGGGTGTGCCTGCTGGCGGTCGCCGGCATGGCCATCGGCACCGTCTATCAGAAGCGGTTCGCCGGCGGCATCGACCTGCTGGCCGGCACGGCGCTGCAATACATCGGGGCGCTGCTGGTGGTGGTCCCGCTCACCTTCTGGGAAAGCTGGGAGATCGTGTGGGCGCGCGACCTCGTCATCGCCATGACGTGGCTGGTGCTGGTGCTGTCGATCGGGGCGATCCTGCTGCTGATGGTGCTGATCCGCCGGGGAAGTGCCGCGCGGGTCGCGAGCCTGTTCTATCTGGTCCCGGTGGCGGCGGCGGTCGAGAGCTATTTCCTGTTCGGCGAGACCCTGTCGCCGATCCAGATCGTCGGCAGCGCGCTGGTGGTCGGGGCGCTTCTGCTGATCCGCGAGCGGCGCATCGGCACGCGGCGCACGCCGGCGTGA
- a CDS encoding FAD-dependent oxidoreductase, with product MQDQGNRNTGGHGDGASPAQGPDASHADAGRPGAIVIVGAGQAGAQVAQSLRAGGYDGPLVLLGEEPHPPYQRPPLSKKHLAGEVETEGLHLKPAAFYAQNRIDCRFGVRVREIDRAAGAVVLETGARIAYATLVLATGTRPRALPLPGAELPGVVTLRTIADVEAIRARLRAANRIAIVGGGYIGLEVAAVARAMGHKVTVIEAQDRVMKRVVSPAVSAFFAGLHRDHEVDLRFDTGISGFLGKEALTGVALADGSELACDLALVAIGAQPNDDLAAACGLEVDDGILVDGSGRTSDPAIFAAGDCTRFLSARYGRSIRLESVQNAIDQAKAVAAAILGADEDYDPVPWFWSDQYAVKLQIAGLSDGHDTATTVGDPESGSFYVAYLREGRLIAVDSINHPRSHMMARRAIGKPFAEGLLPPA from the coding sequence ATGCAGGATCAGGGCAATCGGAACACAGGCGGACACGGTGACGGCGCATCGCCCGCGCAAGGGCCGGATGCATCGCACGCGGACGCCGGGCGGCCCGGCGCGATCGTCATCGTCGGCGCCGGACAGGCGGGCGCGCAGGTCGCGCAGTCGTTGCGCGCCGGCGGCTATGACGGTCCGCTCGTTCTCCTGGGCGAGGAGCCGCATCCTCCCTACCAGCGCCCGCCGCTTTCCAAGAAGCATCTCGCCGGCGAGGTCGAGACCGAGGGGCTGCACCTGAAACCCGCCGCCTTCTACGCGCAGAACCGCATCGACTGCCGCTTCGGTGTCCGCGTGCGCGAGATCGACCGCGCGGCCGGCGCCGTCGTCCTGGAGACCGGCGCGCGCATCGCCTATGCGACGCTGGTGCTCGCCACCGGAACGCGCCCGCGCGCCCTGCCGCTCCCCGGCGCGGAACTCCCCGGCGTGGTGACGCTGCGCACCATCGCCGACGTCGAGGCGATCCGCGCCCGTCTTCGCGCCGCGAACCGCATCGCCATCGTCGGCGGCGGCTACATCGGGCTTGAGGTGGCGGCGGTCGCCCGCGCGATGGGGCACAAGGTCACCGTGATCGAGGCGCAGGACCGGGTGATGAAACGGGTCGTCTCGCCCGCGGTCTCGGCCTTTTTCGCCGGCCTGCATCGCGATCACGAGGTCGACCTGCGCTTCGACACCGGGATCAGCGGTTTCCTTGGCAAGGAGGCCCTGACCGGCGTGGCGCTGGCCGATGGCAGCGAACTCGCCTGCGATCTCGCGCTGGTCGCCATCGGGGCTCAGCCCAACGACGACCTGGCCGCCGCCTGCGGTCTGGAGGTCGACGACGGCATTCTGGTCGACGGCAGCGGGCGCACCAGCGATCCGGCCATCTTCGCCGCCGGCGACTGCACCCGGTTCCTGTCCGCCCGCTACGGCCGCTCGATCCGGCTGGAAAGCGTGCAGAACGCCATCGATCAGGCCAAGGCCGTCGCGGCCGCGATCCTCGGCGCCGACGAGGACTACGATCCCGTCCCCTGGTTCTGGTCGGACCAATATGCGGTGAAGCTCCAGATCGCCGGCCTGTCGGACGGCCACGACACCGCGACCACCGTGGGCGATCCGGAAAGCGGCAGCTTCTATGTCGCCTATCTGCGCGAGGGGCGGCTGATCGCCGTCGACAGCATCAACCATCCCCGCTCGCACATGATGGCGCGCCGCGCCATCGGCAAGCCCTTCGCGGAGGGGCTGCTGCCGCCCGCCTGA
- a CDS encoding metallopeptidase family protein has protein sequence MGSVIRRGPSQRWRDAQSPDLAVFQDLAAEAFEALPEEFRALCGAIEIRVADFAEDEVLDSLGMEDPFLLMGLFEGVGMAQDASTPFTGQMPNRIWLYRRAILDYWADHDDTLGEVVAHVLVHEIGHHFGLSDDDMEAIEARAP, from the coding sequence ATGGGGTCCGTGATCAGACGCGGGCCGTCGCAGCGCTGGCGCGACGCCCAGTCTCCCGATCTCGCGGTGTTTCAGGACCTGGCGGCGGAGGCCTTCGAGGCGCTGCCCGAGGAATTTCGCGCCCTGTGCGGGGCCATCGAGATCCGGGTCGCCGATTTCGCCGAGGACGAGGTGCTCGACAGTCTCGGCATGGAGGACCCGTTCCTGCTGATGGGCCTGTTCGAGGGCGTGGGGATGGCGCAGGACGCCTCCACGCCCTTCACCGGCCAGATGCCCAACCGCATCTGGCTCTATCGCCGCGCCATCCTCGACTATTGGGCCGATCACGACGACACGCTCGGCGAGGTCGTCGCGCATGTGCTGGTGCATGAGATCGGCCATCATTTCGGCCTTTCCGACGACGACATGGAAGCCATCGAGGCGCGCGCGCCCTGA
- a CDS encoding disulfide bond formation protein B, producing MEKSPAVSAPAGLRSVPGAALILLLAGGLATIATAWGFELIGGFVPCKLCLEQRVPYYAGLPLAAVALALVWTGRAPGLRTLVLLLVAGIFAYGAGLGIYQSGAEWGFWDGPADCGGGAAGPQSALGMLEALKTTRVVSCTEASWRMLGLSFAGWNAVASAGLAALALVALWTSRARAPISG from the coding sequence ATGGAGAAGTCTCCCGCCGTATCCGCGCCCGCCGGCTTGCGGTCCGTGCCCGGCGCGGCGCTGATCCTGCTGCTCGCCGGCGGTCTTGCGACCATCGCCACTGCCTGGGGGTTCGAACTGATCGGCGGCTTCGTGCCCTGCAAGCTGTGTCTGGAACAGCGCGTGCCCTATTACGCCGGCCTGCCGCTCGCGGCTGTCGCGCTCGCGCTGGTGTGGACGGGGCGCGCCCCGGGCTTGCGCACGCTCGTGCTGCTGCTGGTCGCCGGCATCTTCGCCTATGGCGCGGGGCTCGGCATCTATCAGTCGGGGGCCGAATGGGGCTTCTGGGACGGGCCGGCGGACTGCGGCGGCGGGGCGGCGGGGCCGCAATCGGCGCTCGGGATGCTGGAGGCGCTGAAGACCACGCGGGTGGTCAGCTGCACCGAGGCGAGCTGGCGGATGCTCGGCCTGTCCTTCGCCGGCTGGAACGCGGTGGCGTCGGCCGGTCTGGCCGCGCTGGCGCTGGTCGCGCTCTGGACCTCGCGCGCGCGGGCCCCTATCTCCGGATGA
- a CDS encoding YqaA family protein gives MLRRLYDWTMSLAAGPRAPVALGAVSFAESSFFPIPPDILLIPMVIARRAKAFAYATLCTITSVLGGALGYAIGALLFVQVAQPILEFYGYLDKFDTFSTNFNDYGAWIVFIAGVTPFPYKVITIASGATGLSLPVFMVASLLARGLRFYIVAGLLYLFGPPIRTFIEQRLGLMFTVFIVLLVGGFVLIKYL, from the coding sequence ATGTTGCGCAGGCTCTACGACTGGACGATGTCGCTCGCCGCCGGCCCCCGGGCTCCGGTGGCTCTCGGTGCCGTTTCCTTTGCGGAAAGTTCGTTCTTTCCCATCCCCCCGGATATTCTGCTGATCCCGATGGTGATCGCGCGTCGTGCCAAGGCCTTCGCCTATGCGACGCTGTGCACGATCACATCGGTCCTTGGCGGGGCGCTGGGCTATGCCATCGGGGCGCTGCTGTTCGTTCAGGTCGCGCAGCCGATCCTGGAATTTTACGGCTATCTCGACAAGTTCGACACGTTCAGCACCAATTTCAACGACTATGGCGCCTGGATCGTGTTCATCGCCGGCGTCACGCCGTTTCCCTACAAGGTGATCACCATCGCCAGCGGCGCGACGGGTCTGAGCCTGCCGGTCTTCATGGTCGCCAGCCTGCTGGCGCGGGGCCTGCGGTTCTATATCGTCGCGGGGCTGCTCTATCTGTTCGGCCCGCCGATCCGCACCTTCATCGAGCAGCGGCTCGGGCTGATGTTCACGGTGTTCATCGTGCTGCTCGTGGGCGGCTTCGTCCTGATCAAATACCTCTGA
- a CDS encoding class II aldolase/adducin family protein has product MPPSPSTDLRQAVIDTCLTMNATGLNQGTSGNVSLRTDDGFLITPSGVPYAQMTPEQIVPMGLDGTYEGDWLPSSEWRMHLDIYAARPEAGAVVHTHSTHATALSCLREEIPPFHYMIAVAGGTTLRCADYATFGTAELSAAMLRALEGRSACLLANHGTIAFGPTLDKALWLAGEVEALCKQYVVARQIGTPTILSQAEMDAVLARFATYGKQAKDLSEGDVAAVDAPRRRAGPPKTEG; this is encoded by the coding sequence ATGCCCCCTTCCCCCTCCACCGACCTGCGCCAGGCGGTGATCGACACCTGTTTGACGATGAACGCCACCGGGCTCAATCAGGGCACGTCCGGCAACGTCAGCCTGCGCACCGACGACGGCTTTCTGATCACCCCCTCGGGCGTGCCTTACGCGCAGATGACCCCGGAGCAGATCGTGCCGATGGGCCTCGACGGCACCTATGAAGGCGACTGGCTGCCCTCCTCGGAATGGCGGATGCATCTCGACATCTACGCCGCGCGGCCCGAGGCCGGCGCGGTGGTGCACACCCATTCCACCCATGCGACCGCGCTGTCCTGCCTGCGCGAGGAGATCCCGCCGTTTCACTACATGATTGCAGTGGCCGGCGGCACGACGCTCAGATGCGCCGACTATGCCACCTTCGGCACGGCGGAACTGTCGGCAGCGATGCTGCGGGCGCTCGAGGGGCGCTCCGCCTGCCTGCTGGCCAATCACGGCACCATCGCCTTCGGCCCCACGCTCGACAAGGCGCTGTGGCTCGCCGGCGAGGTCGAGGCACTGTGCAAGCAATATGTCGTCGCCCGACAGATCGGCACGCCGACGATCCTGTCGCAAGCCGAGATGGACGCGGTGCTCGCCCGCTTCGCGACCTACGGCAAGCAGGCGAAGGATCTCTCCGAGGGCGACGTGGCGGCGGTCGACGCGCCGCGCCGCCGCGCGGGCCCGCCGAAGACCGAAGGCTGA
- a CDS encoding cytochrome-c peroxidase, translating to MTRLLTAVLTCSTALIGLAPAVLADDLRETAEALFKPLPSTIPAVKDNPITEEKIELGKALFFDPRLSASGVFSCNSCHNLATGGDDNLETSIGHGWQKGPRNSPTVLNAVLNEAQFWDGRADDLKAQAKGPIQAGVEMANTPDNVVATLTSMPQYVAWFEAAFPDEADPVTFDNMAKAIEAYEATLITPAPFDAYLNGNDDALDADAKAGLALFVDKGCAACHSGVNVGGHGYYPFGLIEKPGAEVLPEGDKGRFAVTETVDDEYVFRASPLRNVSVTAPYFHSGKVWDLKVAVQIMAESQLGEELSDEEADQLVAFLHSLTGEMPEVVYPVLPPETATTPRPTDEIMPAN from the coding sequence ATGACCCGTCTGCTGACTGCCGTATTGACCTGTTCCACCGCCCTGATCGGTCTCGCGCCGGCGGTCCTCGCCGACGATCTCCGCGAAACGGCGGAAGCGCTCTTCAAGCCGCTGCCGTCCACGATCCCCGCCGTGAAGGACAACCCGATCACCGAGGAAAAGATCGAGCTCGGCAAGGCGCTGTTCTTCGATCCGCGCCTGTCCGCCTCGGGCGTCTTCTCTTGCAACTCCTGCCACAATCTGGCGACCGGCGGCGACGACAATCTGGAGACGTCGATCGGGCACGGCTGGCAGAAGGGGCCGCGCAACTCCCCGACCGTGCTGAACGCGGTTCTCAACGAGGCGCAGTTCTGGGACGGACGCGCGGACGATCTCAAGGCCCAGGCCAAGGGGCCGATCCAGGCCGGCGTCGAAATGGCGAACACGCCGGACAATGTGGTCGCGACGCTGACCTCCATGCCGCAGTATGTGGCATGGTTCGAGGCGGCGTTCCCGGACGAGGCCGATCCGGTCACCTTCGACAACATGGCCAAGGCGATCGAGGCCTATGAGGCGACGCTGATCACCCCGGCGCCCTTCGATGCCTATCTGAACGGCAACGACGACGCGCTCGACGCCGATGCCAAGGCCGGGCTGGCGCTCTTCGTCGACAAGGGCTGCGCGGCCTGCCACAGCGGCGTCAACGTCGGCGGCCACGGCTATTATCCCTTCGGCCTGATCGAGAAGCCGGGCGCCGAGGTGCTGCCCGAGGGCGACAAGGGCCGCTTCGCGGTGACCGAAACGGTTGACGACGAGTATGTCTTCCGCGCCTCGCCGCTGCGCAACGTGTCCGTCACGGCGCCCTACTTCCACTCCGGCAAGGTGTGGGATCTGAAGGTCGCGGTGCAGATCATGGCCGAATCGCAGCTCGGCGAGGAACTGAGCGACGAAGAGGCCGATCAGCTGGTCGCCTTCCTGCACAGCCTGACGGGCGAGATGCCGGAAGTGGTCTATCCGGTGCTGCCGCCGGAAACCGCCACCACGCCGCGCCCGACAGACGAGATCATGCCGGCCAACTGA